The following are encoded together in the Limanda limanda chromosome 12, fLimLim1.1, whole genome shotgun sequence genome:
- the gphb5 gene encoding glycoprotein hormone beta-5 yields MMLQRKKWRPELLLWILLWIPLQPGPPHTVSAVNLRRFVGCAVREFTFLAKKPGCRGMHITTDACWGRCETWEKPVVDAPYIESHQRVCTYNESRLVTVKLPSCQAHVDPAYTYPVALRCHCGVCVTSTTECVTFV; encoded by the exons atgatgctgcagaggaagaagtg gaggccCGAGCTGCTGCTCTGGATCCTGCTCTGGATTCCTCTCCAGCCTGGCCCCCCCCACACGGTGTCGGCCGTCAACCTCAGGCGCTTCGTCGGCTGCGCAGTCAGAGAGTTCACCTTCCTGGCCAAGAAGCCCGGCTGCAGGGGCATGCACATCACCACCGACGCCTGCTGGGGGCGCTGCGAGACCTGGGAG aagcCGGTGGTGGACGCTCCCTACATCGAGTCCCATCAGCGCGTGTGCACCTACAACGAGAGTCGCCTGGTCACCGTGAAGCTGCCGAGCTGCCAGGCCCACGTGGACCCGGCCTACACCTACCCCGTGGCCCTGAGGTGCCACTGTGGCGTGTGTGTGACCAGCACCACCGAGTGTGTCACCTtcgtctga